A region of bacterium DNA encodes the following proteins:
- a CDS encoding acetylornithine transaminase: MTTREIIELSGRVLAPNYRRAPVAFREGRGMVLTDLEGKQYLDFVAGIAVDVLGHAHPRFVAAIQQQAARLVHVSNLYQIPEQARLAERLAGVTGIPDGRVFFCNSGAEAAEAAIKLARKAGRARRNADVYEIIVGSHSFHGRTMGALAATMNPKYHEGFEPLVPGFVEVPFNDLGAAERAVGPKTAAVLMEPVQGEGGINPGDDAYLTGLRRLCDAKGLLLVLDEIQTGFGRTGRWFAYQHAGVLPDILALAKGLGGGVPIGAVVARDEIMQALQPGTHGTTFGGNPLVCAAALAVIETIEAERLVDNAKETGEYLMTRLRELAAKTSLVTEVRGRGLMVAAEITVPSDKVVAACLARGLLVNNVRPTSIRFVPPLIATRADVDRAMELFGAALADVAAAPPSGTSLRDAQASQGKAPASAG; this comes from the coding sequence ATGACGACGCGGGAGATCATCGAGTTGAGCGGCCGGGTGCTGGCCCCGAACTACCGCCGCGCCCCGGTGGCGTTTCGCGAGGGGCGCGGGATGGTGCTCACGGATCTGGAGGGCAAGCAGTACCTGGACTTCGTCGCCGGCATCGCCGTCGACGTCCTGGGACACGCGCACCCCCGGTTCGTCGCCGCGATCCAGCAGCAGGCCGCCCGGCTCGTCCACGTCTCCAACCTGTACCAGATTCCGGAGCAGGCGCGCCTCGCCGAGCGGCTCGCCGGCGTGACCGGCATTCCGGACGGCCGGGTCTTCTTCTGCAACAGCGGCGCCGAGGCCGCGGAGGCGGCGATCAAGCTGGCCCGCAAGGCCGGCCGGGCGCGGCGCAATGCGGACGTCTACGAGATCATCGTCGGCAGCCACAGCTTCCACGGCCGGACGATGGGGGCGCTCGCGGCCACGATGAACCCGAAGTACCACGAGGGCTTCGAGCCGCTGGTCCCGGGCTTCGTGGAAGTGCCCTTCAACGATCTCGGCGCGGCGGAGCGGGCGGTCGGGCCCAAGACCGCGGCCGTGCTCATGGAGCCGGTGCAGGGCGAGGGCGGCATCAATCCGGGAGACGACGCCTACCTGACGGGCCTTCGCCGGCTGTGCGACGCGAAGGGCCTCTTGCTCGTGCTGGACGAGATCCAGACGGGGTTCGGACGGACGGGCCGGTGGTTTGCCTACCAGCACGCCGGCGTGCTCCCGGACATTCTGGCGCTCGCGAAGGGTCTGGGCGGCGGGGTGCCGATCGGCGCGGTCGTCGCGCGCGACGAGATCATGCAGGCGCTGCAGCCCGGCACCCACGGCACGACGTTCGGCGGGAACCCGCTCGTCTGCGCCGCGGCGCTTGCCGTGATCGAGACGATCGAAGCCGAGCGTCTCGTCGACAACGCGAAAGAGACCGGCGAGTACCTGATGACCCGCCTGCGCGAGCTGGCGGCGAAGACGTCGCTGGTGACAGAGGTGCGCGGCCGCGGACTGATGGTGGCGGCCGAGATCACCGTGCCGTCGGACAAGGTCGTCGCCGCGTGCCTCGCCCGCGGCCTGCTGGTCAACAACGTGCGCCCGACCTCGATCCGGTTTGTGCCGCCGCTGATCGCGACGCGCGCGGACGTCGATCGGGCGATGGAACTGTTCGGCGCGGCGCTCGCGGACGTGGCCGCCGCGCCCCCTTCGGGGACTAGCCTGCGGGATGCGCAGGCGTCGCAGGGCAAAGCCCCGGCGTCGGCCGGATAA
- a CDS encoding argininosuccinate synthase, translated as MAQPKNIALAYSGGLDTSVIIPWLKEQYSGARVVAVVADVGQGDDFDQVKDKAQRSGADAVHVVDVRRIFVTDYIWPALRADAIYEGRYLLGTSLARPLIARVQVEAALAEGCDAVAHGCTGKGNDQVRFELAYQALAPQLAVIAPWREWTLGSREEEIDYAKAHGVPIPVTREKPYSMDQNLWHLSFESGILEDPWAEPPADMFRLTVDPSKAPDTAEYVEIGFEAGTPVSLDGRRVDPVELVASLNRRAGAHGVGRVDIVENRLVGMKSRGVYETPGGTVLVDAHHHLQTITLDRETQHFKALAAPRYAELVYYGLWYSPLRRALDAFVASTQETVTGSVRVKLYKGTSTVVGRRAERSVYSHELATFGRGAGYDQKDAEGFIRLFGLPTKVFAATNPESTKDASPIPLEIPAHSGGPGAAVSRAAGRPRR; from the coding sequence ATGGCGCAGCCTAAGAACATCGCACTCGCGTACAGCGGAGGCCTCGACACCTCCGTCATCATCCCGTGGCTCAAGGAGCAATATTCGGGCGCGCGCGTCGTCGCCGTGGTCGCGGACGTCGGCCAGGGCGACGATTTCGACCAAGTGAAGGACAAGGCACAGCGCAGCGGCGCCGACGCGGTGCACGTCGTGGACGTGCGGCGGATCTTCGTCACCGACTACATCTGGCCGGCGCTGCGGGCGGACGCGATTTACGAGGGGCGCTACCTGCTCGGCACCTCGCTCGCGCGGCCGCTGATCGCCCGGGTGCAGGTCGAGGCCGCCCTCGCCGAAGGCTGCGACGCGGTGGCCCACGGCTGCACCGGCAAGGGCAACGACCAGGTGCGCTTCGAGCTCGCCTATCAGGCGCTCGCCCCGCAGCTGGCCGTGATCGCGCCGTGGCGCGAGTGGACGCTCGGGTCGCGCGAGGAAGAGATCGACTACGCGAAGGCGCACGGCGTGCCGATCCCGGTGACGCGCGAAAAACCCTACAGCATGGACCAGAACCTTTGGCACCTCAGCTTCGAGAGCGGCATCCTGGAGGATCCGTGGGCGGAACCGCCGGCGGACATGTTCCGGTTGACCGTCGATCCGTCGAAAGCGCCCGACACAGCCGAGTACGTCGAGATCGGCTTCGAAGCCGGCACACCCGTCTCGCTCGACGGCCGCCGCGTCGATCCGGTGGAGCTGGTCGCGTCGCTCAACCGGCGCGCCGGCGCCCACGGCGTCGGCCGGGTCGACATCGTCGAGAACCGGCTGGTGGGGATGAAGAGCCGCGGCGTGTACGAGACGCCGGGCGGGACCGTCCTCGTCGACGCGCACCACCATCTGCAGACGATCACGCTCGACCGGGAGACGCAGCACTTCAAGGCGCTCGCCGCGCCGCGGTACGCCGAGCTCGTCTACTACGGCCTCTGGTACTCGCCGCTGCGCCGCGCCTTGGACGCCTTCGTCGCGTCGACGCAGGAGACGGTGACGGGCAGCGTGCGGGTCAAGCTCTACAAGGGCACCTCCACGGTCGTCGGCCGGCGGGCCGAGCGGTCGGTGTACAGCCACGAGCTCGCGACCTTCGGGCGGGGCGCGGGCTACGATCAGAAGGACGCGGAGGGGTTCATCCGCCTGTTCGGCCTTCCGACCAAGGTCTTCGCCGCGACGAATCCGGAGAGCACGAAGGACGCCTCCCCGATTCCGCTGGAGATTCCCGCGCACTCGGGCGGGCCCGGCGCCGCCGTCTCCCGCGCGGCGGGCCGGCCGCGCCGCTGA
- the argH gene encoding argininosuccinate lyase, which translates to MTERQEGPKGPGGPAKTGREGPKGPGGPAKTGQRGRGQDDPATARMWGGRFRGTIDPTVAAFTTSLPFDRRLYRADILGSIAHATMLGRCGIIEPAEAKELVRGLRELIQEIDAGVVRIHGAEDIHSFVEAQLRTRLGDVAGRLHTARSRNDQVATDLRVYLKGEIVTLVGRTVALQQVLLMLAEAHPSVIIPGYTHMQRAQPVLLAHHLLAYVWMLQRDVDRFHEVFARTDVLPLGAAALAGTSYPIDRRMVASLLGFSRVAENSLDATADRDFAVEFIASGCLLMSHLSRLAAEIVLWATSEFGFVELLDTISSGSSIMPQKKNPDAAELVRGKAARVLGDLTAILAMLRGLPLAYNSDLQEDKDAVFDTVDTVQASLQVMGIVLNGIRVDTDRIAAQLRGGLMGATELADYLARRGMPFREAHELVGRVVLYAQERGRELWELSPAEYREFSPMLEPDVLDLTTPAGAVASKRSEGGTAPERVAEQMQAARGAITRTLSWLAALPAVPAERDASPSAAVPPRKDGAGRSAASPAGGDRPPGGGQPA; encoded by the coding sequence GTGACTGAGCGGCAGGAGGGCCCGAAGGGGCCCGGAGGTCCCGCGAAGACGGGGCGGGAGGGCCCGAAGGGGCCCGGAGGTCCCGCAAAGACGGGGCAGCGCGGCCGCGGCCAGGACGATCCCGCCACCGCCCGGATGTGGGGCGGCCGCTTCCGGGGCACGATCGATCCGACGGTCGCCGCGTTCACGACCTCGCTGCCGTTCGACCGGCGGCTGTACCGCGCCGACATCCTCGGCAGCATCGCCCACGCCACGATGCTGGGGCGGTGCGGGATCATCGAGCCGGCCGAGGCGAAGGAGCTCGTCCGCGGCCTGCGCGAGCTCATTCAAGAGATCGACGCCGGCGTCGTCCGGATCCACGGCGCCGAAGACATCCACTCGTTCGTCGAGGCGCAGCTGCGGACGCGTCTCGGCGACGTCGCGGGCCGGCTCCACACCGCCCGGTCGCGCAACGATCAGGTGGCGACGGACCTGCGGGTCTACCTGAAGGGGGAAATCGTCACCCTCGTCGGCCGCACGGTGGCCCTGCAGCAGGTGCTGTTGATGCTGGCGGAGGCCCACCCGTCGGTGATCATTCCGGGCTACACGCACATGCAGCGGGCGCAGCCCGTGCTGCTGGCCCACCATCTGCTGGCGTACGTGTGGATGCTGCAGCGCGACGTGGACCGGTTCCACGAGGTCTTCGCCCGGACCGACGTCCTGCCGCTCGGCGCCGCGGCGCTCGCCGGCACCTCGTACCCGATCGACCGGCGGATGGTCGCCTCGCTGCTCGGGTTCTCGCGCGTCGCGGAGAACAGCCTCGACGCCACCGCGGACCGCGACTTCGCGGTCGAGTTCATCGCGTCGGGGTGCCTGCTGATGTCGCACCTGTCGCGGCTGGCCGCCGAGATCGTCCTGTGGGCCACGTCGGAGTTCGGGTTCGTCGAGCTGCTCGACACGATCAGCAGCGGCAGCAGCATCATGCCCCAGAAGAAGAACCCGGACGCCGCGGAGCTCGTCCGCGGCAAGGCCGCCCGCGTGCTCGGCGATCTCACCGCGATCCTGGCGATGCTCCGGGGCCTGCCGCTCGCCTACAACAGCGATCTGCAGGAGGACAAGGACGCGGTCTTCGACACCGTGGACACCGTCCAGGCGAGCCTGCAGGTGATGGGGATCGTGCTGAACGGCATCCGCGTCGACACCGACCGCATCGCCGCGCAGCTGCGCGGCGGCCTGATGGGCGCGACGGAACTCGCCGACTATCTCGCGCGGCGCGGCATGCCGTTTCGGGAGGCGCACGAGCTGGTCGGGCGCGTCGTGCTCTACGCGCAGGAGCGCGGCCGCGAGCTGTGGGAGCTGTCGCCGGCGGAATACCGGGAGTTCAGCCCGATGCTCGAGCCCGACGTCCTCGACCTCACGACGCCGGCCGGCGCGGTCGCGTCGAAGCGCTCCGAAGGCGGCACCGCGCCCGAGCGCGTTGCCGAGCAGATGCAGGCGGCCCGCGGCGCGATCACGCGGACCCTGTCCTGGCTCGCGGCGCTCCCGGCCGTGCCGGCCGAGCGCGACGCCTCGCCGTCCGCCGCCGTCCCGCCCCGCAAAGACGGGGCCGGCCGGTCCGCGGCGTCCCCGGCGGGCGGGGACCGGCCGCCGGGCGGCGGCCAGCCGGCCTAG
- the argR gene encoding arginine repressor, protein MAGRRGREATRTERERRIREILGRHAIETQDDLVDRLRHEGLAVTQATVSRDIKRLGLVKVPLSDGRSQYVAPERPSPADVLRRLQHAATEYVLSVDAGEDLVVIHTLTGRANAVAAALDEMQWPDAVGTIAGDDTILIVPRRRAARAKLLVMLRRVMEGGAP, encoded by the coding sequence ATGGCGGGCCGCCGGGGGCGCGAAGCGACGCGCACAGAGCGCGAGCGGCGTATCCGCGAGATTCTCGGCCGGCACGCGATCGAGACACAAGACGACCTCGTCGACCGGCTCCGCCACGAGGGGCTTGCGGTCACCCAGGCCACCGTCTCACGTGACATCAAGCGCCTCGGGCTCGTCAAGGTCCCGCTGTCCGACGGCCGGTCGCAGTACGTGGCGCCAGAGCGCCCCTCGCCCGCGGATGTGCTGCGGCGTCTCCAGCATGCCGCGACCGAGTACGTTCTGTCCGTGGACGCGGGCGAGGATCTGGTGGTAATCCATACGCTCACGGGACGGGCGAACGCCGTGGCCGCCGCGCTCGACGAGATGCAGTGGCCCGATGCGGTCGGCACGATCGCCGGCGACGACACGATCCTGATCGTGCCGCGCCGGCGCGCGGCGCGCGCCAAGCTCCTTGTGATGCTGCGCCGAGTCATGGAGGGCGGGGCGCCGTAG
- the ybeY gene encoding rRNA maturation RNase YbeY, protein MDVIVTNLQGISVDAKFVRDVLLHALRLQGYREPADVGVALVDDAYIRVLNREYRGGDYATDVLAFPMDGADGGGGSPPDPGGRSGADGPVLGDIVISIQRARDQARQFKQPLRREVALLAIHGLLHLLGYDDETEAAASVMWSRQKELLEMILGPRPQVPGPAGLSGSRRRPRAKGAHTGRAARTARGAR, encoded by the coding sequence ATGGACGTCATCGTCACCAATCTTCAGGGCATATCGGTGGACGCGAAGTTCGTCCGCGACGTCCTTCTCCACGCGCTCCGCCTCCAAGGCTACCGCGAGCCGGCCGACGTGGGCGTGGCGCTGGTGGACGACGCCTACATCCGCGTGCTCAACCGGGAGTATCGCGGCGGCGACTACGCGACCGACGTGCTGGCGTTTCCGATGGACGGGGCCGACGGCGGCGGCGGATCGCCCCCGGATCCCGGCGGACGAAGCGGCGCCGACGGGCCGGTGCTCGGAGACATCGTCATCTCGATCCAGCGGGCCCGCGACCAGGCGCGCCAGTTCAAGCAGCCGCTGCGGCGCGAGGTGGCGCTGCTTGCGATTCACGGCCTGCTGCACCTCCTGGGGTACGACGACGAGACGGAAGCCGCGGCGTCGGTGATGTGGTCGCGGCAGAAGGAACTGCTCGAGATGATCCTCGGTCCCCGGCCGCAGGTCCCCGGGCCCGCGGGCCTCTCCGGCTCGCGCCGCAGGCCCAGGGCCAAAGGTGCGCACACAGGGCGCGCGGCGCGGACCGCGCGGGGGGCGCGGTAG
- a CDS encoding diacylglycerol kinase family protein — MPQAVRPRAPDRDSAAGRGHVHSFPAAVVYAARGVRYAVRRQPNLRAHIAIAGLVLLAGAAAGCSGVELALLAGAVGFVLSAELLNTAIELLTDLVCPDEDPRAAAVKDVSAAAVLAASGAAAAVAAFIVLARVWPGAPLAGRAAAALGIACLAAFGFAVRGRVARASSAQSGAAGPRMV; from the coding sequence GTGCCCCAGGCCGTGCGTCCGCGCGCGCCGGATCGCGACTCCGCGGCCGGACGGGGGCATGTGCATTCCTTTCCCGCCGCGGTCGTGTACGCGGCGCGCGGCGTGCGGTACGCGGTCCGCCGCCAGCCCAACCTGCGCGCGCACATCGCGATCGCCGGCCTCGTCCTCTTGGCGGGCGCCGCCGCGGGGTGCTCCGGCGTCGAACTCGCGCTGCTCGCCGGCGCGGTGGGCTTCGTTCTCTCGGCCGAACTGCTCAACACCGCGATCGAGCTGCTGACCGACCTCGTGTGTCCCGACGAAGACCCCCGCGCCGCCGCGGTCAAGGACGTGTCCGCGGCCGCCGTGCTCGCCGCCTCCGGCGCCGCGGCGGCGGTCGCGGCGTTCATCGTCCTGGCCCGTGTCTGGCCGGGGGCTCCTCTGGCCGGCCGCGCGGCCGCCGCGCTCGGGATCGCGTGCCTCGCCGCCTTCGGCTTCGCCGTGCGCGGCCGTGTGGCGCGGGCCTCAAGCGCCCAGTCCGGCGCGGCCGGGCCGCGGATGGTATAA
- a CDS encoding hemolysin family protein: MGLRFVLLGMLILCGAFFGAAETALFAANRLTLRRLRDAGDRRARLAHQLLENPGHLLTTLLAGNTIANVGSSVVATSIALSLLGRRTGEIVAFVGATILVLILAEIAPKTLAVRYADRFAIHVAGTVRAVSVVLTPLVRVLSLAGTAIVRPFGGAITPHAPLVTEDQLRFLVQVGEEEGVLEEEEREMIHSIFEFGDTVVREVMRPRVDIVAVQAKATINEALGLVLESGHSRLPVYEGSVDHVVGVVYVRDLLPALRQGRLDQPVGEVQRPPFFVPETKKVAELFREMQGRKVSMAIVVDEYGGTAGLVTMEDLLEEIVGEIQDEYDLEEKPIQLIDDRTAVVNGRTHIDEVNEILGLHLPMEDVDTIAGLVYALAGHVPVQGETASVAGAELRVERALGQRITKVRITRLSPESPRQEAEVSSRSPAAGT; encoded by the coding sequence TTGGGCCTTCGGTTCGTCCTCCTCGGCATGCTCATTCTCTGCGGCGCGTTCTTTGGCGCCGCGGAAACCGCGCTGTTTGCGGCGAACCGGCTGACGCTGCGGCGGCTGCGTGACGCCGGCGACCGCCGGGCGCGCCTCGCGCACCAGCTGCTGGAAAATCCCGGCCACCTCCTCACCACGCTGCTGGCCGGCAACACGATCGCCAACGTCGGTTCCTCCGTCGTCGCGACCTCGATCGCGCTGAGCCTGCTCGGCCGGCGGACGGGCGAGATCGTGGCGTTCGTCGGGGCGACGATCCTCGTCCTGATTCTCGCGGAGATCGCGCCGAAGACGCTGGCCGTGCGCTACGCGGACCGATTCGCCATTCACGTCGCCGGGACGGTCCGCGCGGTGAGCGTCGTTCTGACGCCGCTCGTGCGGGTGCTCTCGCTCGCCGGGACGGCGATCGTGCGTCCGTTCGGCGGCGCCATCACGCCGCACGCGCCGCTCGTGACGGAGGATCAACTGCGCTTTCTCGTGCAGGTCGGCGAGGAGGAGGGCGTCCTCGAGGAAGAGGAGCGCGAGATGATCCACTCCATCTTCGAGTTCGGCGACACCGTCGTGCGCGAGGTCATGCGGCCGCGCGTCGACATCGTCGCGGTGCAGGCGAAGGCGACGATCAACGAGGCGCTCGGGCTCGTCTTGGAGTCCGGCCACTCGCGGCTCCCGGTATACGAAGGCAGCGTCGACCACGTTGTCGGCGTCGTGTACGTCCGCGATCTGCTGCCGGCGCTCCGGCAGGGGCGTCTCGACCAACCGGTCGGCGAGGTGCAGCGCCCGCCGTTTTTCGTGCCCGAGACGAAGAAGGTGGCCGAGCTCTTCCGGGAGATGCAGGGCCGGAAGGTCTCCATGGCGATCGTCGTGGACGAATACGGCGGGACCGCCGGGCTCGTGACGATGGAGGACCTGTTGGAGGAGATTGTCGGCGAGATTCAGGACGAGTACGATCTCGAGGAAAAGCCGATCCAGCTGATCGACGACCGGACCGCCGTCGTCAACGGCCGGACCCACATCGACGAGGTCAATGAAATCCTGGGACTCCATCTGCCGATGGAGGACGTCGACACGATCGCGGGCCTGGTCTACGCGCTCGCGGGGCACGTCCCGGTGCAGGGCGAGACCGCGTCGGTGGCCGGCGCGGAGCTGCGTGTCGAGCGCGCCCTCGGGCAGCGCATCACCAAAGTCCGGATCACGCGATTGTCGCCGGAGTCGCCGCGGCAGGAAGCCGAAGTCTCGAGCCGCTCCCCGGCCGCGGGCACCTGA
- a CDS encoding SIS domain-containing protein has product MTPAEPRTAHPFHMYDAMREQPDAFAAVAARTAPAAETVSARLARCDRLYLVGIGTSYHAALTGEYLVRTYGGGMPVYAAHAFDFALYGPPLGPRDAVITVTHRGTKRYTRDALVRAREAGCPTVVITGDGPDARGGSDDRVAGGGSAGTDAVFHTVPQERSSTHTVSYAGAVAVLSVLAAQVGAARLGRPALDPAILRDAVPAAIRAALALEPKIADHARGLASGPRIWLAGGGPGAVAAIEGALKIKETSYATAEGMSAEAMLHGPFQSTEPEDLFLLIAQSGPAQRRVADVAAAAHEIGARPVLVDDGTAEIPAGSLAARWSVPPVPEPFTTLTCAVPLQLFAYHLALARGTNPDSFRLDDPRFLRAFRRVTL; this is encoded by the coding sequence ATGACCCCCGCTGAGCCTCGCACCGCGCATCCGTTTCATATGTACGATGCCATGCGCGAGCAGCCCGACGCGTTTGCCGCCGTCGCCGCCCGCACGGCGCCGGCCGCCGAGACCGTCTCGGCCCGGCTCGCCCGATGCGACCGCCTCTACCTCGTCGGCATCGGCACGTCGTATCACGCCGCGCTGACCGGTGAATACCTGGTGCGGACCTACGGCGGCGGCATGCCGGTCTACGCCGCGCACGCGTTCGATTTCGCGCTCTACGGACCGCCGCTCGGTCCGCGCGATGCCGTGATCACGGTGACACACCGCGGGACGAAACGGTACACCCGGGACGCCCTGGTCCGGGCGCGCGAAGCCGGCTGCCCGACCGTGGTGATCACGGGCGACGGCCCGGACGCCCGGGGCGGCTCCGATGACCGCGTTGCCGGGGGCGGGTCCGCCGGCACAGACGCCGTCTTCCACACCGTTCCCCAGGAGCGCTCGTCGACGCATACGGTGAGTTACGCCGGCGCGGTGGCCGTGTTGTCGGTGCTCGCGGCGCAGGTGGGCGCGGCGCGCCTCGGACGGCCCGCGCTCGATCCCGCGATCCTCCGCGACGCTGTGCCCGCCGCCATCCGGGCGGCGCTTGCCCTCGAACCGAAAATCGCCGACCACGCGCGCGGCCTCGCGTCCGGCCCCCGCATCTGGCTCGCCGGCGGCGGGCCCGGCGCCGTCGCCGCGATCGAAGGCGCGCTGAAGATCAAGGAAACCTCATACGCCACGGCCGAGGGGATGAGCGCGGAGGCGATGCTCCACGGGCCGTTTCAGAGCACCGAGCCCGAGGACCTGTTCCTCCTCATCGCCCAGTCCGGTCCCGCGCAGCGCCGCGTGGCCGACGTGGCCGCCGCGGCGCACGAGATCGGCGCCCGCCCGGTCCTCGTCGACGACGGCACCGCGGAGATTCCGGCCGGAAGCCTCGCCGCGCGCTGGAGCGTGCCGCCGGTGCCGGAGCCCTTCACGACGCTCACCTGCGCGGTACCGCTGCAGCTGTTCGCCTACCATCTCGCGCTGGCCCGCGGCACCAACCCGGACAGCTTCCGGCTCGACGACCCGAGGTTCTTGAGGGCCTTCCGCCGCGTAACGTTGTAG
- a CDS encoding cytidine deaminase, producing MSRRPPVRRNIKRAGARRGPDYGALIRAARAARRRAYAPYSHFPVGAAALASDGSIYTGANVENASFGLTQCAERVALQTAVASGRRRIRAVAVAAPAGTTPCGACRQVMAEFGVRTVVLAGPGGAPAVLPFAELLPRAFGARALVGYRARSAARTSSSRVGRRRANRAGL from the coding sequence ATGTCTCGTCGTCCTCCAGTCCGTCGAAATATCAAGCGCGCCGGGGCGCGGCGGGGACCCGACTACGGCGCGTTGATCCGCGCCGCCCGTGCGGCCCGCCGCCGTGCCTACGCGCCCTATTCACATTTTCCCGTCGGCGCCGCGGCCCTCGCCTCGGACGGGTCGATCTACACCGGCGCCAACGTCGAAAACGCCTCGTTCGGACTCACGCAGTGCGCGGAGCGGGTGGCGCTGCAAACCGCCGTCGCCTCGGGCCGCCGGCGGATCCGCGCAGTCGCGGTCGCCGCGCCGGCCGGCACCACGCCGTGCGGCGCGTGCCGCCAAGTCATGGCGGAGTTCGGTGTGCGCACGGTGGTGCTCGCCGGGCCCGGGGGCGCGCCGGCGGTGCTCCCGTTCGCGGAGCTGCTGCCGCGCGCCTTCGGCGCGCGCGCGCTCGTGGGTTACCGCGCACGTTCGGCCGCCCGTACATCTTCGTCGCGTGTCGGGCGTCGTCGCGCAAACCGTGCCGGTCTATAA
- the recO gene encoding DNA repair protein RecO — protein MSGVVAQTVPVYKVDAVILRHQPVGEADRILTLLTREHGKIRASARGVRKTTSRLAGRVQPYTQGRFLLARGRTLDVVAQAEVVRAFAGLQHDLLRSAYAAYVAELVDRFLPERDRHPEVFEAVLDALAVIETAAEDEAEIYALWFSLHLADSLGYRPEMERCVACGRPLPAGVSAEGLPARGGTGWTFSPAAGGALCPACAAGEPAGVAPGVLATGGFLLRSTAERARRLRVPERARRELAGLVQAHLEYHLDGRLRAPRVIARLRLAVPRPSGARP, from the coding sequence GTGTCGGGCGTCGTCGCGCAAACCGTGCCGGTCTATAAAGTCGACGCGGTCATCCTGCGCCATCAGCCCGTCGGCGAGGCCGATCGGATCCTGACGCTGCTCACGCGGGAGCACGGCAAGATCCGGGCATCAGCCCGCGGGGTGCGCAAGACGACGAGCCGCCTCGCCGGCAGGGTGCAGCCGTATACTCAGGGCCGGTTCCTGCTGGCGCGGGGACGGACGCTCGACGTGGTGGCGCAGGCCGAGGTCGTCCGGGCGTTTGCCGGGCTGCAGCACGACCTGCTTCGAAGCGCCTACGCCGCGTACGTCGCCGAGCTCGTCGACCGGTTCCTGCCGGAGCGGGACCGTCACCCCGAGGTGTTCGAGGCCGTGCTCGACGCGCTGGCCGTGATCGAGACGGCCGCGGAAGACGAAGCCGAGATCTACGCGCTGTGGTTTTCGCTGCATCTCGCCGACAGCCTCGGGTATCGCCCGGAGATGGAGCGGTGCGTGGCGTGCGGCCGCCCGCTGCCCGCCGGCGTCTCGGCGGAGGGGTTGCCGGCGCGCGGGGGGACGGGGTGGACGTTCAGTCCGGCCGCGGGGGGTGCGTTGTGCCCCGCGTGCGCGGCCGGCGAGCCGGCCGGGGTGGCGCCCGGTGTGCTCGCGACCGGCGGCTTTCTGCTGCGCAGCACGGCGGAGCGCGCTCGGCGGCTCCGGGTTCCGGAGCGGGCGAGACGGGAGCTGGCCGGCCTCGTGCAGGCGCACCTCGAATATCATCTCGACGGCCGCCTGCGCGCGCCCCGGGTCATCGCGCGGCTCCGCCTCGCGGTGCCGCGCCCTTCCGGCGCGCGCCCCTGA
- a CDS encoding glycine--tRNA ligase subunit alpha yields the protein MTFQGVLVTLQQFWAEYGCVIEQPYDMEVGAGTMHPATFLRALGPEPWKVAYVQPSRRPADSRYGNNPNRLGRYFQYQVLLKPAPDDVQDRYIDSIKKIGIDLRDHDLRFLEDDWEDRTLGAAGLGWQVFLDGLEITQFTYFQQAGGLELPVVPAEITYGVERIAQFIQRKDSVFHLTWAPGIQYGDIRQREEFEQSTYALEEADVAMLRKLFEMYEAEANRLMTRRLVLPAYEYVLKCSHTFNLLDARGAVGVAERAGLMARSRTLARGCAERFLLQREEMGWPLLPRQSTA from the coding sequence TTGACTTTTCAAGGCGTACTTGTCACGTTACAGCAGTTCTGGGCAGAGTATGGTTGCGTTATTGAGCAACCCTACGATATGGAAGTCGGCGCTGGAACTATGCATCCGGCGACGTTTCTTCGTGCTTTGGGTCCTGAGCCATGGAAGGTTGCTTACGTGCAGCCTAGTCGCCGTCCAGCGGACAGTCGATATGGTAACAATCCAAATCGTCTTGGACGTTACTTTCAGTACCAGGTTCTGCTCAAACCCGCTCCAGACGATGTCCAAGACCGCTACATTGACAGCATAAAGAAGATTGGAATTGATCTCCGGGATCACGATTTGCGATTTCTCGAAGATGACTGGGAGGATAGGACGCTCGGCGCTGCCGGTCTTGGGTGGCAGGTCTTTTTGGATGGGCTCGAAATCACTCAATTCACCTATTTCCAGCAGGCTGGCGGTCTTGAACTCCCTGTCGTTCCTGCTGAGATTACCTACGGCGTCGAACGCATCGCCCAGTTTATTCAACGAAAGGATAGTGTCTTTCATCTGACTTGGGCGCCTGGAATCCAATATGGCGACATCAGGCAGCGGGAAGAATTTGAACAGTCGACTTACGCACTCGAGGAAGCGGACGTCGCGATGCTCCGGAAACTCTTCGAAATGTACGAGGCCGAGGCAAACCGTTTGATGACCCGCCGCTTGGTTTTGCCAGCATACGAGTATGTGCTGAAATGCTCCCACACTTTCAATCTTCTTGATGCGCGCGGCGCTGTTGGAGTTGCCGAGCGCGCTGGGCTTATGGCACGGTCTCGCACGTTAGCGCGAGGCTGTGCAGAGCGTTTCCTGTTACAGCGTGAGGAAATGGGCTGGCCCTTGTTGCCGCGTCAAAGTACAGCGTGA